A stretch of Primulina tabacum isolate GXHZ01 chromosome 13, ASM2559414v2, whole genome shotgun sequence DNA encodes these proteins:
- the LOC142522794 gene encoding putative aquaporin NIP-type, with protein MSSRDLRRIEERIVPSDDQFKKSANNDGRSFCTSSDVLVMIQKVIAEAIGTYFLIFIGCGSVAVNKIYGSVTFPGICIAWGLTVMIMVYSVGHISGAHFNPAVTITFAIFRHFPYKQVPLYILAQLTGSILASGTLYLVLDVRKEAFFGTVPVGSDVQSLVLEFITSFLLMFVISGVATDNRSIGELAGIAIGMTIVVDVLVAGPVSGASMNPARSIGPALIMREFKGLWIYIVGPLLGTISGGFAYNLIRFTDKPLREITKSGSFLSSASRNIV; from the exons ATGTCTTCGAGAGATCTGagaagaattgaagaaagaaTCGTCCCTTCGGATGATCAATTCAAGAAGAGTGCAAATAATGATGGCCGTTCCTTTTGCACCTCATCTGATGTCCTCGTAATGATTCAAAAG GTGATAGCCGAGGCGATTGGAACCTATTTTTTGATCTTTATAGGGTGTGGATCAGTTGCGGTAAACAAAATCTACGGTTCGGTTACATTTCCAGGCATTTGTATCGCTTGGGGTTTGACAGTAATGATAATGGTTTATTCCGTCGGTCATATCTCCGGCGCCCATTTTAATCCGGCGGTCACCATTACCTTCGCCATTTTTCGACACTTCCCCTACAAACAG GTGCCTCTATACATACTAGCACAGTTAACAGGATCAATTCTTGCAAGTGGGACGTTGtaccttgtgttggatgtgaggAAAGAAGCCTTCTTCGGAACAGTACCCGTCGGTTCCGATGTACAATCTTTGGTGCTTGAGTTCATCACCTCCTTCCTCTTGATGTTTGTTATTTCTGGTGTTGCTACTGATAACAGATCG ATCGGAGAACTAGCAGGAATCGCTATTGGAATGACAATAGTAGTTGATGTTCTTGTTGCCGG GCCGGTTTCCGGGGCATCAATGAACCCTGCAAGAAGTATTGGGCCTGCACTTATAATGCGAGAATTCAAGGGCCTTTGGATCTATATTGTGGGCCCATTGTTGGGCACTATATCTGGCGGGTTTGCTTACAATCTAATCAGATTCACTGACAAGCCATTGAGAGAAATTACAAAGAGTGGATCTTTCCTAAGCAGTGCATCCAGAAACATTGTTTAG